A window from Labrus mixtus chromosome 14, fLabMix1.1, whole genome shotgun sequence encodes these proteins:
- the trim47 gene encoding E3 ubiquitin-protein ligase TRIM47 yields MATAGAAGDDLRKELTCAICLDFFKDPVILKCGHNFCRFCICMHWDENGGDYGYQCPQCRTVFSKRTFTKNYLVQNLVSKLDDLECLGSCPTPSKPVNVDGKCDQHGEELKLFCQTDKRPICVVCRESRAHRHHEVAPVPEVVNDMKMELKLRLMELNWQKSQCVKVLTADERTRSEARLKKKRLKEKIEADVGALVQFLLDERDSLLESLDAEEVATMAVIDENLKIVETETAAVDKAISNIHSHISGKTSFESLAETFDEVIHSKPFTSLEPVNIQTEFTDFSGPFQLIMWKKMMHVLHTMPQNLTLDPDTAHANLLISDFDTKVEEGRVRIQEPDLPARFNRFCGVLATAQYASGQHYWEVDVKDKGVWYLGVTTECSNRKGFVSLTPSAGYWSLCLQDRLYANGEDGRIPVADYWNSPRVGVYLDYDNGRLSFYDAVTMKRLFMFDTCFEEPVYPFFSPGKNDPGSRLQICHYY; encoded by the exons ATGGCTACTGCTGGAGCAGCTGGAGACGACCTGAGGAAAGAGCTCACGTGTGCCATTTGTTTGGACTTCTTCAAAGACCCTGTCATTCTGAAATGCGGCCACAATTTCTGCCGGTTTTGTATCTGCATGCACTGGGATGAAAATGGCGGAGACTACGGGTATCAGTGCCCTCAATGCCGCACG gtgtTCAGCAAGAGAACTTTCACTAAAAACTACTTGGTGCAAAACCTGGTGTCCAAACTGGATGATTTGGAGTGTCTGGGCTCTTGTCCTACTCCGTCTAAGCCCGTCAACGTAGATGGGAAGTGTGACCAACATGGCGAAGAGCTGAAGTTGTTCTGCCAGACTGATAAGAGGCCCATCTGTGTTGTCTGCAGAGAATCTAGAGCACACAG ACACCATGAGGTAGCACCAGTGCCAGAAGTTGTGAATGACATGAAG ATGGAGTTGAAACTGAGGCTAATGGAGCTCAACTGGCAAAAGTCTCAATGTGTAAAAGTTCTAACGGCTGATGAGCGCACCAGAAGTGAAGCGAGG TTGAAGAAAAAGAGACTGAAGGAAAAGATCGAGGCAGACGTCGGGGCCCTGGTCCAGTTCCTGCTGGATGAGAGAGACTCTCTGCTGGAGAGCCTGGACGCCGAGGAAGTGGCCACCATGGCTGTAATAGACGAAAACTTGAAGATCGTGGAAACGGAGACGGCAGCTGTGGACAAAGCTATATCGAACATCCACAGTCACATCAGTGGGAAGACTAGCTTTGAG AGCCTGGCTGAGACATTCGACGA AGTCATCCATAGCAAGCCGTTCACATCTCTCGAGCCAGTGAATATTCAGACTGAATTCACCGACTTCTCAGGGCCCTTCCAGCTTATTATGTGGAAGAAAATGATGCATGTGCTGCACACAA TGCCCCAGAACCTCACCCTGGACCCAGACACCGCCCACGCAAACCTGCTCATCTCAGACTTTGACacaaaggtggaggaggggcgTGTCCGTATCCAGGAGCCAGACTTGCCAGCCCGCTTCAACCGCTTCTGCGGTGTCCTCGCCACAGCCCAGTATGCCAGCGGCCAGCACTACTGGGAGGTGGATGTGAAGGACAAAGGCGTGTGGTACCTGGGAGTCACCACCGAGTGCAGCAACAGGAAGGGCTTCGTCAGCCTCACTCCCTCTGCGGGATACTGGAGCCTGTGTCTGCAGGACCGGCTTTACGCCAACGGAGAGGACGGGCGTATCCCTGTCGCCGACTACTGGAACTCTCCTCGGGTTGGCGTGTACCTGGACTATGACAACGGGCGTCTTAGTTTCTATGACGCCGTCACCATGAAGAGACTGTTCATGTTTGACACGTGCTTTGAGGAGCCTGTCTATCCTTTCTTCAGCCCAGGGAAGAACGATCCGGGCAGCAGGCTGCAGATATGTCACTAttactaa